From the Paramormyrops kingsleyae isolate MSU_618 chromosome 7, PKINGS_0.4, whole genome shotgun sequence genome, one window contains:
- the ddx55 gene encoding ATP-dependent RNA helicase DDX55: METVTEGKWDGLPVKLNDGILQTLAELNFTHMTPVQSACIPLFMNNKDVAAEAVTGSGKTLAFVIPVLEILLKREQKLKKMQVGALIVTPTRELAIQISEVVGGFLRRFPQFSQILLIGGSNPAEDVEKLKTHGANIVIGTPGRIEDMFRRKADGLDMVNSVKSLEVLVLDEADRLLDMGFEASLNTILGFLPKQRRTGLFSATQTQELEKLVRAGLRNPVRITVKEKGVAASSVQKTPARLCNYYMVCRAEEKFNTMVAFLRQHKHEKQLVFFSTCACVEYFGRALELLVKNVPVHCIHGKMKHKRNKIFSEFRKLKSGILVCTDVMARGIDIPEVNWVLQYDPPSNASAFVHRCGRTARIGHQGSALVFLLPMEESYVNFLSINQKCPLQKMSPVKDVVDVLPKLKAAALSDRAVYERGMRAFVSHIQAYAKHECSLIFRVKDLDFAALARGFALLRMPRMPELKGKTFPSFVEEAVDTDAIRYKDKNREKQRQKQLAEQRDREATRPAPPRKSFVRNKAWSKQKSKKDRKRKMAAKRKQDEDSDVDEADMNELLNDTRLLKRLKKGKISEEDFEKHLTAGAEEDV; encoded by the exons ATGGAGACTGTAACGGAGGGAAAATGGGATGGTTTACCGGTGAAACTGAATGACGGCATTTTGCAGACTCTGGCGGAGCTGAACTTCACACATATGACTCCTGTTCAG TCTGCGTGCATCCCCCTGTttatgaataataaagatgTGGCGGCCGAAGCG GTGACTGGCAGCGGAAAGACGCTGGCTTTTGTTATTCCCGTACTAGAGATCCTTTTGAAGCGCGAACAGAAGCTAAAGAAAATGCAG GTGGGTGCGTTGATAGTCACTCCCACGCGAGAGCTGGCCATTCAGATCAGCGAGGTGGTGGGCGGGTTCCTCAGGCGCTTCCCTCAGTTCAG TCAAATACTTCTGATTGGAGGGAGCAACCCAGCTGAGGATGTGGAGAAGCTGAAGACCCATGG GGCCAACATTGTTATCGGGACCCCAGGCCGGATAGAGGACATGTTCCGGAGGAAGGCAGATGGGCTGGATATGGTGAACAGTGTGAAGTCTCTAGAAGTCCTAGTCCTGGATGAGGCAGATCGACTGTTGGACATGGGGTTTGAAGCAAG TCTGAACACCATCCTGGGATTCCTGCCCAAGCAGCGTCGCACAGGTCTGTTCTCGGCCACACAGACCcaggagctggagaagctggTCAGGGCCGGTCTGCGCAACCCAGTGCGGATCACCGTCAAGGAGAAAGGGGTGGCGGCCAGCAGCGTCCAGAAGAccccagcccggctctgcaacTACTATATG GTGTGCCGGGCAGAGGAGAAGTTTAACACCATGGTCGCCTTCCTCAGGCAGCACAAGCATGAGAAGCAGCTGGTGTTCTTCAG CACCTGTGCCTGCGTGGAGTACTTCGGCAGGGCCCTGGAGCTGCTGGTCAAGAACGTTCCGGTCCACTGCATCCATGGCAAGATGAAGCACAAGCGCAACAAGATCTTCTCGGAGTTTCGAAAGTTGAAGAG TGGCATCCTCGTCTGCACGGACGTTATGGCACGTGGCATTGACATCCCAGAGGTCAACTGGGTGCTGCAGTATGACCCGCCCAGCAACGCTAG TGCCTTCGTTCACCGGTGCGGCCGCACAGCACGCATCGGCCACCAAGGCAGCGCCCTGGTTTTCCTCCTTCCCATGGAAGAGTCTTATGTCAACTTTCTGTCCATCAACCAGAAG TGCCCTCTGCAGAAGATGTCTCCAGTGAAGGATGTAGTGGACGTGCTGCCCAAGCTGAAGGCTGCGGCCCTTAGCGACCGGGCCGTGTACGAGCGCGGCATGCGTGCCTTCGTCTCCCACATCCAGGCTTACGCCAAGCACGAGTGCAGCCTCATCTTccgggtcaaag ATCTGGACTTCGCTGCCCTTGCTCGGGGCTTCGCTCTGCTCCGGATGCCCCGGATGCCCGAGTTGAAAGGGAAGACATTCCCTAGCTTCGTGGAGGAGGCCGTGGACACTGACGCCATCCGCTACAAAGACAAGAATCGGGAGAAGCAGAGGCAGAAACAGCTGGCGGAGCAGAGGGACAGGGAGGCGACGAGACCTGCGCCCCCCAGGAAGAGCTTTGTGAGGAACAAGGCCTGGTCGAAGCAGAAGTCCAAGAAAGACCGAAAGAGAAAGATGGCAGCGAAAAGGAAACAGGATGAG GACTCTGACGTCGATGAGGCGGACATGAACGAGTTGCTGAACGACACACGGCTACTGAAGCGGCTGAAGAAGGGGAAGATCAGCGAGGAGGACTTCGAGAAGCACCTGACTGCAGGAGCCGAGGAGGACGTGTGA